Proteins from a genomic interval of Eschrichtius robustus isolate mEscRob2 chromosome 18, mEscRob2.pri, whole genome shotgun sequence:
- the LIG4 gene encoding DNA ligase 4 produces the protein MAASQTSQTVASHVPFADLCSTLERIQKSKGRAEKIRHFKEFLDSWRNFHDALHKNQKDVTDSFYPAMRLILPQLERERMAYGIKETMLAKLYIELLNLPREGKDALKLLNYRTPTGTRGDAGDFAMIAYFVLKPRCLQKGSLTIQQVNDILDSIANNNAAQRKDLVKKSVLQLITQSSALEQKWLIRMIVKDLKLGFSQQTVFSVFHNDAAELHNVTTDLEKVCRQLHDPSVGLSDISITLFSAFKPMLATIADIERIEKDMKHQSFYIETKLDGERMQMHKDGDVYRYFSRNGYNYEDQFGSSPQEGSLTPFIHNTFKTDVQNCILDGEMMAYNPNTQTFMQKGNKFDIKRMVEDSDLQTCYCVFDVLMVNDKKLGQETLRKRYEILNSVFTPIPGRIEIVQKTQAHTKKEVIDALNEAIDKREEGIMIKHPLSIYKPDKRGEGWLKIKPEYVNGLMDELDILIVGGYWGKGSRGGMMSHFLCAVSQKPPSGEKPSVFHTLCRVGSGYTMKELYDLGLKLAKHWKPFHRRAPPSCILCGTEKPEVYIEPWNSVIVQVKATEIVPSDMYKTGCTLRFPRIEKIREDKEWHECTSLEDLEQLRGKASGKLASRHLYVGDDDEPQEKKRKAAPKMKKVIGIIEHLKAPNLSNVNKVSNIFEDVEFCVMSGTNSHPKPDLENRIAEFGGYIVQNPGPDTYCVIAGSENIRVKNIISSDKHDVVKPEWLLECLETKSCVPWQPRFMIHMCPSTKQHFAREYDCYGDSYFVDTDLNQLKEVFSGIKNAGEQTPREMGPVIADLEHRYSWDNTPLSMFRHHTVYLDLYTVINDLNTKFEGARLAITALELQFHGAKVVSCLAEGVSHVIIGEDQSRVADFKAFRRTLKRKFKILQERWVTESIDKSELQEENQYLV, from the coding sequence ATGGCTGCCTCACAAACTTCACAGACTGTTGCATCTCACGTTCCTTTTGCAGATTTATGTTCAACTTTAGAACGAATACAGAAAAGTAAAGGACGTGCAGAAAAAATCAGACACTTCAAAGAATTTTTAGATTCTTGGAGAAACTTTCATGATGCCCTTCATAAGAACCAAAAAGATGTCACAGATTCTTTTTATCCAGCCATGAGACTTATTCTTCCTCAgctggaaagagagagaatggccTATGGCATCAAAGAAACTATGCTTGCTAAGCTTTATATTGAATTGCTTAACTTACCTCGAGAAGGAAAAGATGCCCTCAAACTTCTaaactacagaacacctaccggAACTCGTGGAGATGCTGGAGACTTTGCGATGATTGCGTACTTTGTGTTGAAACCCAGATGTTTACAGAAGGGAAGTTTAACCATACAGCAGGTAAATGACATTTTAGACTCCATTGCCAACAATAATGCTGCCCAAAGGAAGGACCTAGTAAAGAAGAGTGTTCTTCAGCTTATAACTCAGAGTTCAGCACTTGAACAAAAGTGGCTGATACGGATGATTGTAAAGGACTTGAAGCTTGGTTTTAGTCAGCAaactgtattttctgtttttcataatgATGCTGCTGAGTTGCATAATGTCACCACAGATCTGGAAAAGGTCTGTAGGCAACTGCATGATCCTTCAGTTGGGCTCAGTGACATTTCTATCACTTTATTCTCTGCCTTTAAACCCATGCTGGCCACTATAGCAGATATCGAGCGAATTGAGAAGGACATGAAACACCAGAGTTTCTACATCGAAACCAAGCTAGACGGTGAGCGTATGCAAATGCACAAGGATGGGGACGTGTATCGGTACTTCTCCCGCAATGGATATAACTATGAGGATCAGTTTGGTTCTTCCCCACAGGAAGGTTCCCTTACACCGTTCATCCATAATACATTCAAAACAGATGTTCAAAACTGCATCCTCGATGGTGAGATGATGGCCTACAACCCTAATACACAAACTTTTATGCAAAAGGGGAATAAGTTTGATATTAAAAGAATGGTAGAAGATTCTGATCTGCAGACTTGTTACTGTGTTTTTGATGTATTGATGGTTAATGATAAAAAGCTAGGGCAGGAGACACTGAGAAAGAGGTATGAAATTCTTAATAGTGTTTTTACGCCAATACCAGGTAGAATAGAAATAGTGCAAAAAACACAAGCTCATACTAAGAAAGAAGTAATTGATGCTTTGAATGAAGCAATAGATAAAAGAGAAGAGGGGATCATGATAAAACATCCTCTGTCCATTTACAAGCCAGATAAAAGAGGTGAAGGATGGTTAAAAATTAAACCAGAGTATGTAAATGGGCTGATGGATGAACTGGACATCTTAATTGTGGGGGGCTACTGGGGGAAAGGTTCCCGGGGTGGAATGATGTCTCATTTTTTGTGTGCGGTGTCACAGAAACCCCCTTCTGGTGAAAAACCATCAGTGTTTCATACTCTCTGTCGTGTTGGCTCAGGTTACACCATGAAAGAACTGTATGACCTGGGTTTGAAGTTGGCCAAACACTGGAAGCCTTTTCATAGGAGAGCTCCACCAAGTTGCATTTTATGTGGAACAGAGAAGCCAGAGGTCTACATCGAACCTTGGAATTCGGTCATTGTTCAGGTTAAGGCCACAGAGATCGTCCCCAGTGATATGTATAAAACTGGCTGCACGTTGCGTTTTCCACGAATTGAGAAGATAAGAGAAGACAAAGAATGGCATGAATGTACATCTCTGGAGGACTTAGAACAACTTCGAGGGAAAGCCTCCGGAAAGCTTGCGTCTAGACACCTTTATGTGGGTGATGATGATGAACCACAAGAAAAAAAGCGGAAAGCTGCCCCAAAGATGAAGAAAGTTATTggaattattgagcacctaaaaGCACCCAACCTTTCTAACGTAAACAAAGTTTCTAATATATTTGAAGATGTGGAGTTTTGTGTCATGAGTGGAACAAACAGCCATCCAAAGCCTGATCTGGAGAACAGAATCGCAGAATTTGGTGGTTACATAGTCCAAAATCCAGGCCCAGACACATACTGTGTGATTGCAGGGTCTGAGAACATTCGAGTGAAAAACATCATCTCTTCTGATAAACACGATGTTGTCAAGCCGGAGTGGCTGTTAGAGTGTTTAGAGACCAAAAGCTGTGTGCCGTGGCAGCCTCGCTTCATGATCCACATGTGCCCATCAACAAAACAGCACTTCGCCCGGGAATACGACTGCTACGGGGATAGTTACTTTGTCGATACAGATTTGAACCAACTGAAGGAAGTGTTCTCGGGAATTAAAAATGCTGGTGAACAGACTCCTAGGGAAATGGGTCCTGTGATTGCCGATTTGGAACACCGGTATTCCTGGGACAACACTCCTCTTAGCATGTTTCGACACCACACCGTTTATTTGGACTTGTATACTGTTATTAATGACTTAAATACTAAATTCGAGGGGGCAAGATTAGCTATCACAGCCCTGGAGCTTCAATTTCATGGAGCAAAAGTAGTTTCCTGCTTAGCTGAGGGAGTGTCTCATGTCATCATTGGGGAGGATCAGAGTCGGGTTGCAGACTTTAAAGCTTTTCGAAGAACTCTTAAGAGAAAGTTTAAAATCCTACAAGAACGTTGGGTAACTGAATCAATAGACAAGAGTGAACTACAGGAGGAAAATCAATATTTGGTTTGA